TGGCTGGCCTTCATGCACCCGGACGCGCATGCCGGCGACGGCATCGCCATGTGGATCGTGCTGACCTGTGCGGTGGTGATGGCCGCCGGTACCGCTTCGGGCGGCTGGAAGATCATCAAGACCCTGGGCCACAAGATGGTCAAGCTGCACCCGATCCACGGCTTCGCTGCGGAGACCAGCTCGGCCACCATCCTGACCCTGGCCGCCCACTTCGGCATGCCGGTCTCGACCACGCACAGCATCTCCACCGCGATCATGGGCGTCGGCTTCGCCAAGAACCCGCGCTCGCTGAAGTTCGGCGTGATCGAGCGCATCGTCTGGGCGTGGATCCTGACCATCCCGGCCGCGGGTGGCTGCGCGTACCTGATCCTGAAGCTGTTCGAGCTGTTCGGCTGGACCTGAGTACGGCCTTCAACGCAGCAGACAAAAAGCCCGCCGGATTCCGGCGGGCTTTTTTCATGGGCAGATCGTTTTTCCATATCCATCGTGTCGACCAAGGTCGACACCTACCAAAGCGGACGCTCGCAACCCACCAGCCGCAGGAAACCGTCGAAGGCGGGGTGGGGTGGGTATGCAGGACCGTTGGCGCCATGGATGGCGCCATCGAGCCCCCATGGATGGGTTTACGGCGTGTCCTGCATACCCATCCCACCTCGCCAGCCCACGGAAACCCGGCTTTTGACGTTGCGGTTGCAGTTGCAGTTGATCCGGCGGGTGCCGGGCCGCAGGCCCGGGCGAACCCCTCAATTACGCTGGAACAACGCCTGCACATCCTTGCGGAACGCCGCCTGGCTGTCAGCCCGGCTGTAGAACATGTGCCCACCCGGATAGCTGCGTACCTGCACCCGGTCCGGATTGCTGCCCATCGTCGGCATCTGGTCCACCGTCAGGATCGATCCCATGAACGGGCACGACAGATCATTCCAGCCATGCACGATCAGCACCTGCAGATGCGGATCGATCGCCACCGCCTGGCGCAGCTGGGTCACCGCGCCCTGGCGCAGCTCGCCATTGCGGTCCCACAACCGGTTCACGTCGTAGTTCAGCGCCTGGTAGCGCGCATCCACCTTCCAGCCGACCACGCGCGTCACGAAGTCGACCATCGCCGTGGTGGTCGGCGCGATGATGCTGTCCAGCAGCGGATCGTTGGCGCGCTGCTCCGGATCGTTCGGGAACGGATCGAATGCGGTCACGTTGGAGTCGTAACGGCTGCCCAGCGTGCCCTTGTCGCGGAATACTTCACGCAGGTAGGCCTGGGTTTCCAGGCGCCCGCCAGCGCGGCGCACGAACTGCGGGTCCAGTCCGGTCAGCTCGGTCACCCGGCGCAGCATGGCTTCCGTAGCCTGCGGATCGCTGCGGCCCTTCATCAACGCGGTGGCGTAATCACCACGGGTGTATTCCACCACCTCGCGCATCGCCGCATCGGTCAGCTTGCCCTGGCGCTCAAGGTGCGCCGCGGCGATCGACGGCAGCGTCTGCATCCACGCCATCGGCGAGACGTCGGCGTTGTCTTCCAGGGTCGGGCTCAGGTAGGGCGAAACCAGTACCAGGCCGTTCATCGCCACGCCCAGCCGGGTCTGCAGGAAGTGGGTGATGCGCGGGCCACGGTAGCCACCGTAGCTCTCGCCGGCCAGGTACTTGCGCGAGGCCATGCGCTGGTTGCGCAGCAGCCAGTCGTAGATCGAGCGCGACAGGTATTCGACGTCGGCGCTGGGGTTGTAGAGCGCTTTCTTGGCCTCATCGTCGCCGATGCGCGCGCGGCTGAAGCCGGTACCCACCGGATCGATGAACACCAGGTCGGTGAAGTCCAGCCAGGTGCCCGGGTTGTCGTGCAGGGTGGCCGGCGCCGATGCGCTGTCACCTTCGGAGCCGAAGGCCACCACCTTGGGCCCGATCGCGCCCATGTTGAGGTACACCGACGAGGCACCCGGGCCGCCATTGAGCGCGAAGGTCACCGGCCGGTCCTTGCCCGGCATCGTGTAGGCGGTGAACACCACGTCGGCGATCACCTTGCCCTTGGCATCGCGTACCGGCAGGGTGCCGACAGTGGCGGTGTAGTCGAGGGTGCGGCCGGCCAGGCGCATGCTCTGGCGGGCGGAGGCGTCTGCGGGCAGCGCAGGTGCCTCCGTCTTGTCGTCTTTCGGATCGGGCTTGGCCTCGGCGTCGGGCGCGGCCAGCGCGCTGGCGGGGGCGATGAGCAGGCCGACGCAGAGCGCGGCAGTGTGCAGCAGGGACTTCATGGCACCGGATCGGCAGCGGAAGGGGGTTCCGATGCTAGGTCGGTTGCGGCCCATGCCGTATGTGTCCAAAGGCATGGCCGCGCGTCGAGGCTGCTACTGGCCAGATTGGGTCAAGTAGACAGGGTGGCTGCCACGTCGTCATCAGCCAGCAGGCCGTAGACGACCGAGTCGGCCAGTTGCCCCTGGATGCGCCAGCGTTGGCGCAGCACGCCCTCGCGGTGGAAGCCCAGGCGTTCGAGCACGTGCGCAGAGGGTGCATTGCGCGGGTCGATCTCGGCTTCCACGCGATGCAGGTGCAGGGTGCCGAACAGGTAGGCCAGTACCTGTTGCAGGGCCTCGTGCATGTAGCCCTGGCCCTGGTGATCGGGTGCCAGCAGGTAGCCGATCTCGGCGCGCGCCGCATCGCGGTCGAGCGCGAATACCACGCAGATGCCCAGCAGCGGACCTTCCAGCGATTCGCGCACCGCCAGCTTCAGCTGGGAGCCGATGGCATGGGCGGCGAGGTCATCGTCGATCTGTTCGCGTGCCTCGGCCTGCCGCGTCCAGGCTGGATGGTTCCACCAGCGCATCACGTCCGGGTCGGACTGCAGCGTGAACAGCGCGGCGGCGTCGTCACGGCGGATCGGGCTCAGGACCAGCCGCGCACTGTGCAGCGGCAGGCCGGGGAACAGCAGCGAGTGGCTGGCCAATACGGTGGTCCACGCGGATGGACGCGCATTATGCCGCCGCTGGGTTTGCCGATGGGGGCGAATGCCCCGAGGGGGCATGAACCGCTGTGCCGGGCAAAGGGGTCGGCGCCGTTTCCAGGCAGGAAACGGATCCGACCCCGCGCCGGGATCAGACCTCCAGCGAAGCCAGATCGCCCTTCGACTCCAGCCAGCCCTTGCGGTCGGACGCGCGCTTCTTGGCCAGCAGCATGTCCATCAGTGAACGGGTCTGCTCGCCATCGTCCACGGTCAGCTGCACCAGGCGGCGGGTGTCGGGGTGGATGGTCGATTCACGCAGCTGTGGCGGATTCATCTCGCCCAGGCCCTTGAAGCGGGTGACGTTGATCGCGCCCTTGATCTTCTCGCGCTCGATCTTGTCCAGCATCGAGCGCTTTTCTTCCTCGTCCAGGGCGTAGAACACCTGCTTGCCCACGTCGATGCGGAACAGCGGCGGCATTGCCACGAACACGTGGCCGGCATCGACCAGCGCCGGGAAGTGCTTCAGGAACAGTGCGGTCAGCAGGGTCGCGATGTGCAGGCCGTCGGAGTCCGCGTCGGCCAGGATGATGACCTTGCCGTAGCGCAGGCCGGTGATGTCGTCCTTGCCGGGATCGCAACCGATGGCGATGGCCAGGTTGTGCACTTCTTCCGAGGCCAGCACGCTGTTGGACGAGACTTCCCAGGTGTTCAGGATCTTGCCGCGCAACGGCATGATTGCCTGGAAATCCTTGTCCCGTGCCTGCTTGGCGCTGCCACCTGCCGAGTCACCTTCCACCAGGAACAGCTCAGTGCGTGACAGGTCCTGGCTGATGCAGTCGGCCAGCTTGCCGGGCAGGGCCGGGCCCTGCGTGACCTTCTTGCGGACGACCAGCTTCTCGGTCTTCAGGCGCGCACTGGCACGCTCGATGGCGATCTGCGCGATCTTCTCGCCCAGTTCCACGTTCTGGTTCAACAGCAGGCTGAAGGCATCGTGCGCGGCACCCTCGACAAAGCCGGCGGCCTGGCGCGAGGAGAGGCGCTCCTTGGTCTGGCCGCTGAACTGTGGGTCGGTCATCTTCAGCGACAGCACGAACGACACACGGTCCCACACGTCTTCCGGGGCCAGCTTGACGCCGCGCGGCAGCAGGTTGCGGAAATCGCAGAACTCGCGCAGCGCCTCGGTCAGGCCGGTACGCAGGCCGTTGACGTGGGTGCCATGCTGGGCGGTTGGAATCAGGTTGACATAGCTTTCCTGGACCAGCTCACCCTCCGGCAGCCAGGCCACGGCCCAGTCCACCACTTCAGTGTCCTTCTTCAGGTTGCCGACGAACAGGTCGGCCGGCAGCGATTCGCGCTCGCCCAGTTCCAGCTTCAGGTAATCGCGCAGGCCGTCTTCGTAGTACCAGGTATCGACTTCACCGGTGGCTTCGTCGGTCAGCTTGACGGTCAGGCCCGGGCACAGCACGGCCTTGGCGCGCAGCAGGTGCTTCAACGCGCGCACCGCGAACTTCGGCGTATCGAAGTACTTCGGGTCCGGCCAGAAGCGCACGCGGGTACCGGTGTTCTTCTTGCCGACGGTGCCGACCACTTCCAGTGGCGTGGCGCGGTCGCCATTGCGGAAGGTGATGCGGTGTTCGGCACCTTCGCGCTTGATGTGCACTTCCACCAGGGTCGACAGCGCGTTGACCACGCTGACGCCGACGCCGTGCAGGCCGCCGGAGAAGGTGTAGTTGTTGTTGCTGAACTTGCCGCCTGCATGCAGGCGGGTGAGGATCAGTTCGACGCCCGGGATCTTCTCTTCCGGATGGATGTCCACCGGCATGCCGCGGCCGTCATCGCTGACCTCCACGCTGCCGTCCTTGTACAGGGTGATCTCGATCGAGCGGGCGTGGCCGGCGAGGGCCTCGTCCACCGAGTTGTCGATCACTTCCTGCGCCAGGTGGTTCGGGCGCGCGGTGTCGGTATACATGCCGGGACGGCGCTTGACCGGGTCAAGGCCGGACAGGACTTCAATATCGGCGGCGTTATAGCGGGCGTTCATCTATCTTCTAAAGCGCGGAGCGACGCGCAAGTGTGCGGTCTGGACGGCGAATTTGCACGCCTGCGGTTCAGCCTCGGCGCCGGGGAGGGGGTAAAATGGCAGTCGCTGGAATCTGAACGCCGGCGACCCCCGTTGGATTGAAACGTCCAAGCCATACCGCGAGGAGGACTCCATGAAGAAGTTGCTGACCATTGCAATCCTGGCCGCTGCCGCCGTTGCAGTGCCGCTGGTGGTGGCGCAGAACGCCGGCCAGCCGGCCCCGCAGCAGGGTGACCAGGCCGACAAGGCGCAGGCCGAGGCCGATGCCAAGGCCAAGCGTCGTGCCCAGGCCAATGCCGAAATGAAGGCGCAGGGCCAGCCGGCCCCGCAGAAGGAAGAAGAGGAAGAGGCGCGGAAGAAGCGCTGATCCCGCAACCTGCCAAGCGCCCTTGCGACAAGGGTTGCGCACCGGAACGCCCCGCCCAGCGGGGCGTTTTTTGTTGGATCGGCCGCACAAGCCCCTTGGGTTGGCGGCCATCAATCTGTAAACTATGGCTTTCCGGGAGTAAGTGCGTGTCCACCATTTGCGAATGGGCTGGAGCGGCCAAGCGTGGCTTCCAGCATGGCGGGTCGCAGGTGACGGTCGATTTGACCGGCACGGCCGCCCCGACCTCGCACGATGGTCCCCGTCCGGCGCCTGCCGCCGCACGGATCGGCACCTCCCTCGCTGTCCCAGCGAACCGGAAAACCCCCTCCGAGCACCATGCCCGCCCTCCGGGTGCGCGTGGTGCTGCCGTTTTCCATTTCCAGACAGGATGCTTGCAGCCATGACTCCCTTGATTTTCGTAACCGGCGGCGTGGTGTCCTCGCTCGGCAAAGGCATTGCCGCCGCGTCGCTGGCCGCCATTCTCGAAGCCCGTGGCCTGAAGGTCACGATGATGAAGCTCGACCCGTACATCAACGTCGACCCGGGCACCATGAGCCCGTTCCAGCACGGTGAGGTCTATGTCACCGACGACGGCGCCGAGACCGACCTCGACCTTGGCCACTACGAGCGCTTCGTGCGCACCCGCCTGAGCCGCAAGAACTCGGTCACCACCGGCCGCATCTACGAGAACGTGATCCGCAAGGAGCGCCGCGGTGACTACCTGGGCGCGACCGTGCAGGTCATCCCGCACATCACCGACGAGATCCGCCGCTGCATCGACGAAGCCACCGAAGGCTACGACGTGGCACTGGTCGAGATCGGCGGTACCGTCGGCGATATCGAATCGCTGCCGTTCCTGGAAGCGATCCGCCAGGTGCGCACCGAGCGTGGCCCGGAGAAGGCGCTGTTCATGCACCTCACCCTGGTGCCGTACATCGGCGCCGCCGGTGAGCTGAAGACCAAGCCGACCCAGCACTCGGTGAAGGAACTGCGCTCGATCGGCATCCAGCCGGACGTGCTGCTGTGCCGTTCCGAGCAGGCGGTGCCGGATTCGGAGCGCCGCAAGATCGCCCAGTTCACCAACGTTTCCGAGCGCGCGGTGATCAGCGTGCCGGACGTGGACGTGCTGTACCGCATTCCGTCGGGCCTGCATGCGCAGGGCCTGGACGAGATCGTGGTCAATCAGCTGAAGCTGGCCGACAAGGCCGGCCCGGTCGATCTGTCGATGTGGGAGGACGCGGTCGATGCGACCCTGCACCCGCTGGACGAAGTGACCATCGCCGTGGTCGGCAAGTACGTCGATCACCAGGATGCCTACAAGTCGGTGGGCGAAGCGCTCAAGCACGGCGGCCTGCGCCAGCGCACCAAGGTCAACCTGAAGTGGCTGGAAGCACAGGACCTGGAAGGCACCGACATGGCCGCGCTGGCCGATGTCGACGGCATCCTGGTGCCGGGCGGCTTCGGTGACCGTGGTTTCGAAGGCAAGGTGCTGACCTCGAAGTTCGCCCGCGAGCAGCACGTGCCGTACTTCGGTATCTGCTATGGCATGCAGGCGGCCGTCGTCGATTACGCACGCAACGTGGTCGGCCTGGAAGGCGCCAACAGCACCGAGAACGATCGCCAGTCGCCGAACCCGGTGATCGGCCTGATCACCGAATGGCGCACCGCTACCGGCGACGTCGAAAAGCGTGACGACAAGAGCGACCTGGGTGGCACCATGCGCCTGGGCCTGCAGGAGCAGCGCCTGAAGCCGGGCACGCTGGCCCGTGAGCTGTACGGCAAGGACGTGGTGGCCGAGCGCCATCGCCACCGTTACGAGTTCAACAACCGCTACCGTACCCAACTGGAAGATGCGGGCCTGGTGATTGCCGGCAAGTCGATGGACGACACCCTGGTGGAAGTGGTCGAGCTGCCGCGCGATGCGCATCCGTGGTTCCTGGCCTGCCAGGCGCATCCGGAATTCCTGTCCACGCCGCGTGACGGCCACCCGCTGTTCATCGGTTTCATCCGTGCCGCGCGCGAGCGCAAGGCCGGTGGCAAGCTGCTGCAGGAAGCCCGCGCCTGACTTGTGATGGGGGCCGCCGGCCCCCATCTTGCACGCTTCAACCCCCAGCGCACCGGCCCGGCCGGTGCCGCGGACAACAAGGAAACGCCATGAAACTGTGTGGATTCGAGGTCGGGCTGGACCAGCCCCTGTTCCTGATCGCCGGCCCCTGCGTGATCGAGTCGATGCAGCTGCAGCTCGATACCGCCGGCAAGCTGAAGGAGGTCACCGACAAGCTCGGCGTCAACTTCATCTTCAAGTCCAGCTTCGACAAGGCCAACCGCACCTCCGGCACCGCGTTCCGCGGCCCGGGCATGGAAGAGGGCCTGAAGGTCCTGGCCGAGGTCAAGAAGCAGATCGGCGTGCCGGTGCTGACCGACGTCCACGAATACACCCCGATGGACG
This portion of the Stenotrophomonas sp. WZN-1 genome encodes:
- a CDS encoding S10 family peptidase, giving the protein MKSLLHTAALCVGLLIAPASALAAPDAEAKPDPKDDKTEAPALPADASARQSMRLAGRTLDYTATVGTLPVRDAKGKVIADVVFTAYTMPGKDRPVTFALNGGPGASSVYLNMGAIGPKVVAFGSEGDSASAPATLHDNPGTWLDFTDLVFIDPVGTGFSRARIGDDEAKKALYNPSADVEYLSRSIYDWLLRNQRMASRKYLAGESYGGYRGPRITHFLQTRLGVAMNGLVLVSPYLSPTLEDNADVSPMAWMQTLPSIAAAHLERQGKLTDAAMREVVEYTRGDYATALMKGRSDPQATEAMLRRVTELTGLDPQFVRRAGGRLETQAYLREVFRDKGTLGSRYDSNVTAFDPFPNDPEQRANDPLLDSIIAPTTTAMVDFVTRVVGWKVDARYQALNYDVNRLWDRNGELRQGAVTQLRQAVAIDPHLQVLIVHGWNDLSCPFMGSILTVDQMPTMGSNPDRVQVRSYPGGHMFYSRADSQAAFRKDVQALFQRN
- a CDS encoding GNAT family protein, whose product is MASHSLLFPGLPLHSARLVLSPIRRDDAAALFTLQSDPDVMRWWNHPAWTRQAEAREQIDDDLAAHAIGSQLKLAVRESLEGPLLGICVVFALDRDAARAEIGYLLAPDHQGQGYMHEALQQVLAYLFGTLHLHRVEAEIDPRNAPSAHVLERLGFHREGVLRQRWRIQGQLADSVVYGLLADDDVAATLST
- the parE gene encoding DNA topoisomerase IV subunit B; translated protein: MNARYNAADIEVLSGLDPVKRRPGMYTDTARPNHLAQEVIDNSVDEALAGHARSIEITLYKDGSVEVSDDGRGMPVDIHPEEKIPGVELILTRLHAGGKFSNNNYTFSGGLHGVGVSVVNALSTLVEVHIKREGAEHRITFRNGDRATPLEVVGTVGKKNTGTRVRFWPDPKYFDTPKFAVRALKHLLRAKAVLCPGLTVKLTDEATGEVDTWYYEDGLRDYLKLELGERESLPADLFVGNLKKDTEVVDWAVAWLPEGELVQESYVNLIPTAQHGTHVNGLRTGLTEALREFCDFRNLLPRGVKLAPEDVWDRVSFVLSLKMTDPQFSGQTKERLSSRQAAGFVEGAAHDAFSLLLNQNVELGEKIAQIAIERASARLKTEKLVVRKKVTQGPALPGKLADCISQDLSRTELFLVEGDSAGGSAKQARDKDFQAIMPLRGKILNTWEVSSNSVLASEEVHNLAIAIGCDPGKDDITGLRYGKVIILADADSDGLHIATLLTALFLKHFPALVDAGHVFVAMPPLFRIDVGKQVFYALDEEEKRSMLDKIEREKIKGAINVTRFKGLGEMNPPQLRESTIHPDTRRLVQLTVDDGEQTRSLMDMLLAKKRASDRKGWLESKGDLASLEV
- a CDS encoding CTP synthase yields the protein MTPLIFVTGGVVSSLGKGIAAASLAAILEARGLKVTMMKLDPYINVDPGTMSPFQHGEVYVTDDGAETDLDLGHYERFVRTRLSRKNSVTTGRIYENVIRKERRGDYLGATVQVIPHITDEIRRCIDEATEGYDVALVEIGGTVGDIESLPFLEAIRQVRTERGPEKALFMHLTLVPYIGAAGELKTKPTQHSVKELRSIGIQPDVLLCRSEQAVPDSERRKIAQFTNVSERAVISVPDVDVLYRIPSGLHAQGLDEIVVNQLKLADKAGPVDLSMWEDAVDATLHPLDEVTIAVVGKYVDHQDAYKSVGEALKHGGLRQRTKVNLKWLEAQDLEGTDMAALADVDGILVPGGFGDRGFEGKVLTSKFAREQHVPYFGICYGMQAAVVDYARNVVGLEGANSTENDRQSPNPVIGLITEWRTATGDVEKRDDKSDLGGTMRLGLQEQRLKPGTLARELYGKDVVAERHRHRYEFNNRYRTQLEDAGLVIAGKSMDDTLVEVVELPRDAHPWFLACQAHPEFLSTPRDGHPLFIGFIRAARERKAGGKLLQEARA